A region of Rhizobium grahamii DNA encodes the following proteins:
- a CDS encoding ABC-F family ATP-binding cassette domain-containing protein, which produces MPASITLSNLSWSTPDGRTLLSHLDLSFGAERTGLVGRNGVGKTTLLKLVSGELQPQSGSITFGGRLGILRQAVQVEEGATVADLFGAGDALAILHRAEAGDATADELANADWTIEARIAAAIERVGLDAEPETLLTSLSGGQRTRVGLAALVFSDPDFLVLDEPTNNLDRDGREAVIALLAGWRAGAIVVSHDRELLETMDAIVEITTLGARRYGANWSAFQERKALELSAAEHDLADAERRVADVVRSAQVAAERQARSDRNGRKKAARGDMPRIVAGGLKRAAENTSGNKVRLGEKRREEAMEEASAARQRIEILQPFSAQLASTGLPPGRDVLRLEGVTAGYRPEAPIIRNLSFTITGPDRVAIAGPNGSGKTTLLALITGALQLWSGTVSVMTGFSLFDQSVSLLDRSLSIRENFRNLNPGANENACRAALARFMFRADAALQQVSTLSGGQLLRAGLACVLGGAKPPPLLILDEPTNHLDIDSIAAVEAGLQAYDGALLVVSHDEVFLENIGISRMIQLPLGEEVLL; this is translated from the coding sequence ATGCCTGCATCCATTACCCTGTCGAATCTTTCGTGGTCCACGCCTGATGGGCGCACCCTTCTTTCCCATCTCGATCTGAGCTTCGGCGCTGAACGAACCGGCCTCGTCGGTCGCAACGGTGTCGGCAAGACGACGCTGCTGAAGCTCGTTTCCGGCGAATTGCAGCCGCAGTCGGGCAGCATTACCTTTGGCGGGCGCCTCGGCATCCTGCGCCAGGCGGTCCAGGTGGAGGAGGGCGCAACCGTCGCCGATCTCTTCGGCGCCGGTGATGCGCTCGCTATCCTTCATCGCGCTGAAGCCGGGGATGCGACGGCCGACGAACTCGCCAATGCCGATTGGACGATCGAGGCGCGCATTGCCGCGGCGATCGAACGCGTCGGGTTGGACGCTGAACCCGAAACGCTGTTGACCTCGCTTTCGGGTGGGCAGCGGACGCGCGTGGGTCTTGCGGCTCTCGTCTTCTCCGATCCCGATTTTCTTGTGCTCGACGAGCCGACCAACAATCTTGACCGCGATGGGCGGGAAGCCGTGATCGCTTTGCTCGCTGGCTGGCGCGCCGGTGCCATCGTCGTCAGCCATGATCGCGAATTGCTGGAAACCATGGATGCGATCGTCGAGATCACCACGCTTGGCGCCCGGCGATATGGTGCAAACTGGAGTGCCTTTCAGGAGCGCAAGGCGCTCGAGCTCTCCGCCGCCGAACACGATCTCGCGGATGCGGAGCGGCGCGTTGCCGACGTGGTCCGCAGCGCCCAGGTCGCCGCGGAGCGGCAGGCCCGCAGTGACCGCAACGGCCGCAAGAAGGCGGCAAGAGGCGATATGCCCCGTATTGTCGCCGGAGGTCTAAAGCGGGCGGCGGAAAACACCAGCGGCAACAAGGTTCGCCTCGGCGAGAAACGCCGCGAGGAGGCGATGGAAGAGGCGTCTGCGGCGCGGCAGCGGATCGAGATCCTGCAGCCTTTCTCGGCTCAGCTCGCGTCAACGGGACTGCCGCCCGGCAGAGATGTTCTCCGGTTGGAGGGCGTCACCGCCGGCTATCGGCCGGAGGCGCCAATCATCCGAAACCTCTCCTTTACGATCACCGGCCCCGATCGTGTCGCTATCGCCGGACCGAACGGCTCCGGCAAGACGACCCTGTTGGCGCTGATAACAGGCGCACTGCAGCTGTGGTCCGGAACGGTCTCCGTCATGACCGGTTTCTCTCTGTTCGATCAGAGCGTCAGCCTCCTCGATCGATCGCTATCGATCCGCGAGAATTTCCGCAATCTCAATCCTGGCGCAAACGAAAATGCCTGCCGCGCGGCGCTGGCGCGTTTCATGTTCCGGGCGGATGCCGCCCTGCAACAAGTCTCGACGCTGTCAGGAGGGCAGTTGCTGCGCGCCGGGCTTGCCTGCGTCCTCGGCGGCGCGAAGCCGCCTCCGCTGCTGATCCTTGACGAACCGACCAACCATCTGGATATCGATTCCATAGCGGCCGTCGAGGCTGGCCTTCAGGCTTATGATGGGGCGCTGCTGGTCGTCAGTCACGACGAGGTGTTTCTGGAGAATATCGGCATATCGCGAATGATACAGCTTCCACTGGGAGAAGAGGTCCTGCTCTAG
- a CDS encoding DoxX family protein — MLSSIHLAQPYLLSLLRVVSSLVLFSYGTQKILHFPAAERVPDVGSMSWIAGLLELTLGFLVLTGFKTRAAAFVLSGLMAFAYFIGHAPKGFYPAQNGGVAAILFCFVFLYLVAAGGGPFSIDALIKRKQATT; from the coding sequence ATGCTCTCCTCGATCCACCTGGCGCAGCCATATCTCCTCAGCCTGTTACGCGTCGTCTCCTCGCTCGTGCTCTTCAGCTACGGCACGCAGAAGATCCTGCATTTTCCCGCCGCCGAACGCGTGCCCGACGTAGGCTCGATGTCCTGGATCGCCGGTCTGCTCGAACTGACGCTCGGCTTCCTGGTGCTAACAGGCTTCAAGACGCGCGCCGCGGCTTTTGTCCTCTCGGGCCTGATGGCATTTGCCTATTTCATCGGGCATGCACCAAAAGGCTTCTACCCGGCGCAGAACGGTGGCGTCGCCGCAATCCTCTTCTGCTTCGTCTTTCTCTATCTGGTTGCGGCTGGCGGCGGCCCCTTCAGCATCGATGCGCTCATCAAGCGCAAGCAGGCAACGACCTGA
- a CDS encoding Gfo/Idh/MocA family protein produces the protein MAIEASTEQAREPRIRLGMVGGGAGAFIGAVHRIAARIDDQYDLIAGALSSTPEKAMASGLDLGLDPSRTYSSYREMAIREAKLKNGIEAVSIVTPNHVHYDAAKEFLRRGIHVICDKPLTSNLADAKKLKKVADESGALFILTHNYTGYPMVRQAREMIANGELGDIRLVQAEYPQDWLTEAVEQTGAKQAVWRTDPAQSGAGGSTGDIGTHAYNLATFVSGLELDSLAADLDSFVEGRRLDDNAHVMLRFKAKGSEKPAKGMLWCSQVAPGHENGLKVRVYGTKGGLEWVQADPNYLWFTPFGEPKRLITRNGAGSGAAAARVSRIPSGHPEGYLEAFATIYTEAAHAINAHKKGKAVDKAVVYPTVDDGVKGVAFVDACVASSKKNGAWVKV, from the coding sequence ATGGCAATTGAAGCATCTACAGAACAGGCGCGCGAACCGCGCATCCGTCTCGGCATGGTCGGCGGTGGCGCTGGTGCGTTTATCGGCGCAGTGCACCGCATCGCCGCCCGCATCGACGACCAGTACGACCTGATCGCCGGCGCGCTATCGTCAACGCCGGAAAAGGCAATGGCGTCGGGTCTCGATCTCGGCCTTGATCCGTCGCGGACCTATTCCAGCTACCGCGAGATGGCGATCCGCGAAGCGAAGCTGAAGAACGGCATCGAGGCGGTTTCGATCGTCACGCCGAACCACGTCCACTACGACGCCGCCAAGGAATTCCTGCGTCGCGGCATTCACGTCATCTGCGACAAGCCGCTGACCTCGAACCTTGCCGACGCCAAGAAGCTGAAGAAGGTCGCCGACGAGAGCGGCGCGCTCTTCATCCTGACGCACAACTACACGGGCTATCCGATGGTTCGTCAGGCACGCGAGATGATCGCCAACGGCGAACTCGGCGACATCAGGCTGGTGCAGGCCGAGTATCCGCAGGACTGGCTGACGGAAGCCGTCGAGCAGACGGGTGCGAAGCAGGCCGTCTGGCGCACCGACCCGGCACAGTCGGGTGCTGGTGGTTCGACCGGCGATATCGGTACGCATGCCTATAACCTCGCAACCTTCGTCTCGGGCCTTGAGCTCGACAGCCTTGCCGCCGATCTCGACAGCTTCGTCGAAGGCCGCCGTCTCGACGACAACGCTCACGTCATGCTTCGCTTCAAGGCGAAAGGCTCGGAGAAGCCGGCCAAGGGCATGCTCTGGTGCAGCCAGGTGGCTCCGGGCCACGAAAACGGCCTGAAGGTCCGCGTTTATGGCACGAAGGGTGGTCTGGAATGGGTGCAGGCCGATCCGAACTACCTCTGGTTCACGCCCTTCGGCGAGCCGAAGCGCCTGATCACCCGCAATGGTGCCGGCTCCGGCGCTGCGGCTGCCCGCGTTTCGCGCATTCCGTCCGGTCACCCGGAAGGCTATCTCGAAGCCTTCGCGACGATCTATACGGAAGCCGCGCACGCCATCAACGCCCACAAGAAGGGCAAGGCGGTCGACAAGGCCGTGGTCTACCCGACGGTTGACGACGGTGTGAAGGGCGTTGCCTTCGTCGATGCCTGCGTGGCCTCATCGAAGAAGAACGGCGCCTGGGTCAAGGTCTGA